The sequence CGAATGGAGAAATTTTGAGCAATGGCCACCTGCAGATGCAAAGCCAACCACAATGTACCTGCAGTCGGATGGAAAGTTGTCGGCGCAGCAACCTGCCGCGGGTAATGGTTTTACCGGATACACCAGTGATCCTGCAAAGCCTGTGCCTTATGAAGAAGATGTACATTTTACACGCACCAGGAAATACATGACCAATGACCAGCGCTTCGCTGCCCGTCGACCCGATGTATTGGTCTTTGAGACGGAACTGCTGGACCATGATGTTACTGTTGCTGGTCCGGTCATTGCAGATTTACGCACCAGTATTTCAACTACAGATGCGGATTTTGTGGTGAAGGTCATTGATGTTTTCCCGAACGATATGGGGTACAATGCGATAAATATTTATGCTAATGAGGATGCCGTATTACCATACCCCATGGGTGGTTACCAGATGCTGGTAAGAGGTGAGATCTTCAGGGGACGTTTCAGGAACAGCCTTGAAACGCCCGCGCCATTTACACCCGGTAAAATAGAAACCGTAAAATTTGAATTGCCCGATATCGCCCATACCTTTAAGAAAGGGCATCGTATTATGGTGCAGGTACAAAGCAGCTGGTTCCCTTTGGTGGACCGCAACCCGCAGCAATTTGTAGATATTTATCATTGTGATGAGAAGGATTTCATTAAAAGTGATATCAGGATTTTTCATAGTAAAGACAATGCTTCATCCATCATTTTGCCAGTAATTAAGTAACCTGATTGTAGTGTAATCTCCAGTCATGAAATCAACAGGATTAATTATTGGGGGCGGATTTCTGTGAGCCGGTAAGAGCGCCTTGTTCAAAAACTGAATAGCAATGTGGCCGAAGCGGGTGGTTGCCATTAGTGCAAAGCAAGGAACATGAATCACATCCTGGCTGGAATTGCCTGGAAATAAAGAAGTCCCTGTTTGCAGATTATTGAATTGGACTATGACTTCCGCGCAGAATGGGAGAATTGTGCTGAACTGACCATAAATGCAAGGGTGGAATCAGATTCCGACATCCTATAAAAATTAGTGAAGGAAAGCCTGGAAGCATCGGCCGGACAAGCTATTTCTATGGAAATTAAAACTTGGCAGAGTCTGCATCCTGGCTATCCCGCACCAACATTTCGATATACATCAGGTGTTTAAGCTGGAGCTTATTATCTATTGTTTTGCATCATCATTCTCGCTTACTTTAGCTAACGGACGCTTAACCGCATTGATGGAAGCAAATTTTACTTTTAGTTTTGCGATCTTTAAATTGTCAGAACTTGCCAGGTCTTTTTCTATTTCATTTTTCCTGGTATCCAATGCTTCGTACAATACTTTTATTTCATCCCAATCTTCGCGGCTGTAGTTATTCTGGTTTTCTTTTACGGTTGAAACAAAGCGGTCATAAACAGGTAAGGCATTATTCGCCGTTACAAAATTGAACTGCATATCTGAACCGATTTTATAATCACCAAATAATGCGGTGCGCAGTTTCATTTTGAAGTCTTTGGCTTCTTCCTTTGCTTTTGCTTCACTGATATGTGTTTCATAATCATCTTTCAGGCTGTTATAATCTGCCTTTGTTGTTTCCAGTTTCTTATTAACATCATCGGACAGTTTCTCGCCGGCAGTCTCCACCCTGGCGATCGTATTGTTGTATTCAGTTTTGATCTTGTCCCAGTTATCTTCTGTATACACCGGAGTGGCGACTTTAATTGAGTCAAAATATTCACCTAATTGGGTGAGTTCTCTGTCAGCCGTTTTGTCAGCCTGCGATCCGCAGGAAGTAATGATGGCGCAGGTAAGTAACATTCCTGCGATGATTTGTACATGTTTCATATGTATAGTTTTTTGATGTTGTTTCATACACCTGCTAAAAAATGGTGCCAGTTGAAATCACCCCTTATTATCATTCCTGCCAATTGCTTTCAGCAATACCGGGGAATAAAATCCCCGATCCATGCCATCGCCTGCTATTGGTTGAAAATGGTTTGCTGCCACCATCCTGAATTAGGATGGCACGGAAATTTAATTATCCGGGTATGAGTATAAAATTTCGAACTATGAAACAGTTTATTGTTAGTGCCGGATTATTAGTTACAATCCTGATTTGTTCAATCCAGCTTAAAGCACAGGATAATATGTCGCTGGGGCCCATTGCCGGATTTGGCCATTCCTGG comes from Flavihumibacter fluvii and encodes:
- a CDS encoding DUF6565 domain-containing protein — protein: MKHVQIIAGMLLTCAIITSCGSQADKTADRELTQLGEYFDSIKVATPVYTEDNWDKIKTEYNNTIARVETAGEKLSDDVNKKLETTKADYNSLKDDYETHISEAKAKEEAKDFKMKLRTALFGDYKIGSDMQFNFVTANNALPVYDRFVSTVKENQNNYSREDWDEIKVLYEALDTRKNEIEKDLASSDNLKIAKLKVKFASINAVKRPLAKVSENDDAKQ